In the genome of Mercurialis annua linkage group LG8, ddMerAnnu1.2, whole genome shotgun sequence, the window TTACATAGTTTAAGGGTGGTGATAACCCACTCTCTTTGGgtgtttttgatataaaaacGCAAGTTGCGGGTTAGTTTGACCCAAAAACGATAGAAATGACTCATttaatatttcgtgccaagttgagggggtgaattgatcctttgttcaattattaaggcaaaaggtacaaaaaccGTCTAAGTTTTtccaaaagtacaaatcagcccttaAACGTTTTTAGGCACAACATAAACCCTTATGgtttttaaattgaacaattaaaccctctaAAACTATTATTGAGCAAATAAACCCTTCCGTTAAATATGGCAgttaatggcgtaaaaaattCTTGGGAAACAAAATTCAAGAAAGTACTTAATATTTACAATATATCATATTTTAATCCTCAAagattttttattgataaaaaatttaaaatagagacctgattaaaacttttttcttttcaattaaaaatattaaaaaaacgaCCTCCGGCCAGTGGAGATCGCCAGAGGAACAATGAAGGTCAGGCCTTCGTCTGTGGTGAAGGTCTAAGAACAAACTTTTGTCCATTCTCAGACGTGTTCTCAGACGAAGGTCTGTTCTTAGACCACAAACAAAGGTCTGAGAACAGACCTTTGTCTGAGAAGGTCTGATTCAGACCTTTGTTTGAGAACAGACGGAAGATCTGTTCTCAGACCTTcgttgtaataccccgtaaactgTTAAGATACTTTTAAGATACTAAGACGTGCCATTTGTCCGAAATTAATAAAGTTAGGATATGGAGATCGGGAATGAGAATCAAGCTGAGAAGTATTATGGGAGTAATTATATCAATTGGatcacaaaataataatttttagcgAAAATTATTATTCGGAGCAATTATTAGCGGGACTAAAGggaaactaaaataattaaaataaaataaagtataagtctTGAGCTAATAATTTGAAAGCCAAGAtccgtgaaatatttttaagaaatttagaaaaaagtttcataatttttgaatATCGTTTAGTTAAGCATGACGGTTAATTGAGAAGTtgagttaaagtgcaaattagccactttaaggactaaagtggacatTTGGCCACAAGCTTCAAAAGGAAGTTGTATattactctatttttttaatataagaaaataatattgataaattGGATATCAATAATCATTGAAATGAAATATTGGACGAAAATgtaagaaaaagtgcaagttagctcaaaatggaaatttgagcgtgtttggccaaaattgccaaagtAAGTTATTGAAAAGTGAAATTATAAGATATaggactaatattatttatttgaaaataaataatatggaattAGTCGGACCAAAAAGATTTACCgttcgacggactaaattggacgaaagaaaagttatggaTTAAAGAATGAGGAGGTGGCAAATTTAACGAATAAAGTGGATATAAGCCAACAACTTATTGAGTAAGTGATTAAGTGGCACATTTTGCAGTAATATTCATTATTCATTCATCACtcattaatcaaaaaaaaaaagaaatgaataagAAAAAGGAGATGGAGAAATGGAGAGGTCGTGGCAAAATTGAGCTACGGATCTCGTTTCTCGACAGAATTTGATGATTTTGATGGCTATGGATTTGAAACTCAATCCTCTACTATGGGTTCAGAAAGGCTTTTGATCAGCCATGCCCTGCCCCTACTAGGCAGAGGAATGTAGACCTTAGGAGATTCGTGGGCAGTCCTCTCGTGTCGAGAACAGAAGCATTCATCGGTGATTAAACTCGACGAGTAACGGATCAAGACTCGCCGAGGTGACTACTAACAGAACCCGGAACGTGAAGAATTTAGTACCGCTTGTTAGTTCTCGAAGATATTGGATCACAAATGGTGAGTTacatttacttttgtgtattattcataaaagttatttgttataCTATAAATAGTACTATCGCATACATCATATATTATATGATTGATTGTTTTAGGTACAAGAATCCGGTGTGCGATCTGAgggaacaagctacctattgggtatcaATAGGATGTGTGATCACCATGTCTGGTAAGTCTTAGCAAATAGAATTAGACTAACTTCTTTGTGTGAGATACAAGGGTCAGtttggtggaactatcccgcGGCCTGTATCTAGCGAGTCGCATTGGTTGAACTATTCCGGGACTCATATCAATCGTTGGATTTGAGTGATGGTACGAGTcgccttggttgaactatcccagGACTGTACCAGATGGTATTAGTTGACTTGGTTAAACTATCCCGTAACCTACCATCAGTAATTATTATCGCTTGTGAATACTAGGAGATACCTAGTTTAGGATCTTtataagattaaggtttcgatcggatccaatacttgatatatattacattcatatatatatatatatatatatatatatatatatatatatatatatatatatatatatgcttcgtttttaaatgcgatgttattttatataacaccattagtaaacgtaaactcactcagtattttctaaaatactgaccccctcataGTGTTTCATTTTAGGTGTATAGTATTGGACgtgacagacttctatccttgttccagaagtctgAAGTGTGTGTACAgaatcagtagtgctgcagtagtcgaATCCTACTAAGTTTGTAACGGTTTGTCAAATAGTTTTGACTGTAAAACGTATACTCTGATATGTATAAAAGGTTTCAAAAACTGcgcttttaaaccgtttgtttATGTGTGGAACGGACTATAATGGATGTGAGACATCGCTAATAAGACACAGGTTTCTATGTAACGTTTTCAGATTCTGAATAAGACATTTGTATACGTCAAGACTTGAAAGGCTTTTACGAAAACATTTTGTGAATGTTTGTTTCGCGAATTTTTTTtactcgtttttaggcttgctacgtgtttcggagctaccactcccatttcctagcgccggtcgcgattcgaAATTTTGGGTTGTGACATTCGTTGCCTTGTGAACGCCCACCGGCAGTtcgattttttaaattaagatttaattgaaatttaattatatctaaaaggtttaattatattttatttgagtttgttaagtttaattatgttttggctagttaaatttaattggttaattggtttaattagatttaattattttttaattggtttaattaaattttgataaatttaatcggattttaattgtttagattttattagttgattgatttaattagcttttaataaaaaaaattaaataattagaactAATTAGAAAAAGGAggataaaaaatataagaaaattcataaatataaaattgataaattttttaaatattaagaatatttttgaacttttttcctattgCCACGTTAACAAGTTAATGGCAGTTAGTCAAAGTTATGACGGAAGGgctctttttttcaatttaaaaatagaagGGTTTATTTGTGCCTAAAAAATGTTtaagggctgatttgtacttttgggGAAACTTAGAGGGTTTTGTTTTCACCTTTACTTGGCTTAATAAactattgattttgttttttcaattctaaACAGGAGGTGCTTATATCTTACCAGTTTCATTGAGCTGAAATTCTATCCATTACAAAATAGAAAGCTTTTGGGGGGAGATATATTTGCGGGGTCATCCTGTATATGATTGATATTTGTATTCCTGTATTTGCAATGAAATTGCATTTGGTTCAAGTGATCTGATTGTTCTACAAAATGTTTCTGACTAAAGCTGTAGGATTCACTCCAAAGGATATGATTGGGCAAGCTCTGAGATGGtaaattttgacattttttgtgACTATATGCCGTTTCTACTTAAATTATAGCTGCAATTACTTGATCTTATGCTTATATATGCAGTTTTTGCAATATGTTGATTCTCTTTCTGTTTATTTACTCGTCTTTCAAATTTCAATCTGCTTACAGTTTATATGCAAAAAGTCATAGAGATTGATCTTTCTAAATGTCCCACATTGTGCATAAAGTTAAAGTAGGAGCTGCTTACACCTTGCTCAACTCTGCTTATATTATAATCCCAGACGTCTGATATCAAAGGCCTGCAGAGTTTTCTTTAATGTGCAACGCATTGGTCAGTACTCCAGCATCGGTACTGACTTGATTATCCATATCTTGTTAGATGTGCGACTGCAAATGAGTGATCATTTCTTTCATGTAACACTAATTTACACTGCAAAAATTACAAGTTTGGTTTGGTCTTTTGAGTTTCTATTGTCATCTTGTTGTTGCAGGATGCTCTTATTCTTTCCTAAGCTAGCTGTAGACAGATTATAGAGGAAAGATGCTCGCTATTTATGCCTATCGCCGGTAACCCAAATATGTCTATGGattttgttttggcaaaattcAGTActgtattattgtttttgttcacATTTTCATTTTCCTAGATGATATTTTTTGTGGAACAGGACCATCTCCAAGATGTAATCATCTTATGTATTTACTTTTATAGTATTCAGGTCCTAGAGAATGTATCCCCATGAGACTTTGCAAACGCATAAAACCTATTGGTGAGGTTCGCTAGTAGTTTTACTTGCAAGTTAATCACAATAGATGACTATCTCTATCTCTGCTTCTTTCTACTTGTTCCAgacattgaatttttttccattGGCTAACAGATAGCTCTATTCAATGTATTGAGCCAGCGAAAACAGAATTGACTGAAATGACtggttttttttatctcaagtAATTTTGTCTTTAAGTCTTTAACTAATTAATCAGATATTGGACACATTCTCTTTGGTTTACTGGGTTGACATAGATATTGACATCTTGCACAGAGACAGAAGTACttgccattttttttttctttcttccctAATCATTTCTTTTTCCATTGTACTTATAGTATTACCCTTGGTAGcatatggttttgttttgctaATGCGATACCTCTTAATTCTTATGTAGCTACATATCATTTGAAGGAATTAGTGGTGTACGTAAAggtttttattgttgaaataaGTCATTTTAAAATATGGATTAATTATGTAGGTGGCTGAAATATAGAAAGAAGCAAGGTGAATTGTGAACTTGATAAGAAATATGGACTCGTCAAGGTTACGCTAGGCTTATTTTTTCTTATCAGAGGAATGCTTGATTTTCTGATCAGGTACTGTTAGAAAGTCAACAGTTGTGTGTATTAATTAGCAATATACTGCTTCCTTCTTTAGGAGATTTAGAAGCTTGATTGTAGGATCAATTATAGGAGCTAAAGCCTCTCTATCATTTATGTAATATGTTGTATATAAACAGCTTCAATATACAATGTAAATCATCTATTCAAGCAATACCTGTGTTCTTCTttatatggtatcagagcaggaCTAGATCCTAactctttatttcttttaaatctttTCATTATCATTCTTGAATTTTCTCATCATGAATGAAAGAGATGTCCCTCTTCCTTTTGAAACAAACACAAATCAATCTTCTGCTGAATCATCAAAGGCAGATTCATCTAATCCTATTCACACTCATCATTCAGATCATCCTGGAATGATTTTAGTATCCAAAACCCTCAACGGTGACAATTACCCAGGTTGGAGAAGGGCCATGACTTTGGCTTTGAACTCAAAGAACAAGCTCGGATTCGTTGATGGCTCTTGTGAACCACcatcaaaagaaaaacatcCTGATTCATATGGATCTTGGTCTAGATGCAATGACATGGTCCATTCCTGGATTATCAACACTCTCGATCCAGAAATCGCCGACAGCGTCATCTACTATGCTACTGCTCACGAAGTTTGGGAAGATTTACGTGAGCGATTCTCACAAGGTAATGCTCCACGTGTTTTTGAAATTCAGCAAAGCATTGCATCTCTCAAACAAGGACAACTCTCCGTTGCTGCTTATTATACTAAACTGAAAAGTTTGTGGGATGAATTAACTATCTACTCCGACTCAAACGAAGGAGCACCAGGTGAGAAACAAAAATTGATGCAATTTGTAATGGGGTTAAATGATACTTATACTGCCATTCGGAGTCAGATTTTATTGCAGAGTCCTTTACCCACTGTTCGTCAATCATATGCCTTAATCACccaagaaaaaaaacaaattcaaatcagTTCTGCAGTCAACGAATCAGTAGCAGCCATGGCAGTCAAGAGTAATCCCAAACAACAAAATCAATTATCATCTTATGGTGGAAACTTCAATAATTCTTCCGAAAACAGTATGCGATGGCATTCAGGTAGCGGAGGACGATGGTCCTCAGGTGATAGTTCAAGGGGCGGTCGATGGTCGTCAGGAGGCCGATGGGGAAGAAAACACGGCCAGGCCAGAGGAGGCCGTTCTATTGGTGTTGGAAGAGGACGACCTTTTTGTTCACACTGCAATGACGATGGTCACTGGGTTGATACATGTTAGGTATTACATGGATATCCACCTACTCATCCAAAGGCAAAGTCAGCCCAATGTAAGTCTGCTAATTATATTTCTATGACTCCAGGTGATGAAGAAGGGACAGTTACTATATCTAAAGCTCATTTGGAACAGCTTATTTCAATGATCAACAACCAAGAAATCAAATCTGGTTCGACCTCTGATCCAAAAGCTAATACGGTAGCAAGAACAGGTTTGTCCAAAATAAATTCACAAAATTGGATCATTGACAGTGGCGCAACAGATCATATTGTTTCATCGCAATTGTTCCACAAGAATAAAAATTGCTCATTATCACCTCCATTATTGCCAAGTGGAGATAAAATTAAGATTGCAGCCAAAGGATCATTGCCTCTTAATTCTAAATATACTTTACATGATGTGTTATCTGTGCCTACATTTAAAGTGGATTTGATGTCTGTAAGTCGTTTAACAAGAGATTTGAATTGTTCAGTCACTTTTTTCCCTTATTGGTGTATTTTACAGGATCTGGCTACGAGGAGGACGATTGGTTTGGGTAAACAACAGAGTGGACTATACTATTTGAAGGAATTGGCAGTAGACAAAGATAATCATAAGTCAAACACAACGGAAAATTCTCCATCCTGCAACCTCATCATTTCATCCACCGACTTGTGGCATAATCGTTTGGGACATGTCTCTCCTtcacgattgagttttcttgctaaacattttttaaatttttcagttgaatcaaataaaatttgtcatatTTTTCCTTTGGCTAAACAAAGTCGTTTATCTTTTGGAAGAAGTACTATTTCTTCTATTCAACCATTTGATATTATTCATTGCGATATTTGGGGTCCTTACGGTCATGTTTCGCTTTCCGGTGCTCATTATTTTCTCACCATTGTTGATGATTTTACACGTTTTACGTGGATTTTTATGATGAAACACAAGGATGACACTCaacccattttgaaacgtttttttaGTTATGTTCTTACCCAATTTGGAACACGAATTAAAACTTTTCGCAGTGACAATGGTGGAGAACTTCTTTCTCTTCGCACTTTTTTTCAAGATAATGGTGTCATTTTTCAACATTCTTGTGTTTACACCCCCCAACAAAATGGGGTAGTGGAGCGAAAACATCGCCATATTCTTCAGGTTGCTCGTGCCTTAAAGTTTCAGGCCAAACTTCCGATAAAATTTTGGTGAGAATGTGTCCTTACATctgtttatattattaattgtcTACCCTCTCCGCTTCTTTCTTTCAAAACTCCTCATGAACTTCTTCATTCAAAACCCCCAATCTTTTCTCACTTTCGCGTGTTTGGTTGTCTTGCATATGCTACAAATGTTAATATTTCTCATAAATTTGACTCCCGAGCTATTCCCGCTGTTTTCATCGGCTATCCAATTGGTCAAAAGGCATATAAATTGTACGATCTCACCACAAAAAAAATCTTCACTAGTCGAGATGTCAAATTTTACGAGAACATCTTTCCTTTTTCCTCCTCTGCAGATACTTATTCTAAACCTCAAACTAAAACTTATCTTCCTGGCCCAATCCCTCTAATTCCACCTAACTTAAATGACCCTTTCGAAATATCTCAGGTAAATCAAAACAGTAAACAAAGGGCTGGACAAAGAGACCCATCACCTCCCAGTACACCGTTGTCATATCCACCACCAACCACCGTCCCTACCACCATCCTTCGCACCTACTCCCGACGTCCAACTCGCAATACAGCCATCCAACATCCcttaaatctaataaatatgGATCCAACCCTAACCGAATCTCCGAGTCTACCCAACCAAGAAACAATTTCACCACCTCCTGCTCCTTTAGATGTCGCACCTCTGCCCGAATTAGTTGCTGCTCGCCGCTCAAGCCGCCCTACTGTTCAACCGCAAAAGCTCAAAGACTATATTTGCTCTGTTGTTAAATCTGACCACTCTAATCCTCTACTGCCAGGTTCTACAAAAGGTACACATTATCCTCTTAGTCATTATGTTTCCTACCATCGCTATACACCGACTTATAGATCTTTTGTGGCGAATATACAATCTGACATTGAACCAAGTTCCTATTCAGAGGCGGCAGCTAATCCTAATTTGCAGAAAGCGATGCAAGCTAAATTACAAGCACTTAAGGACAACGAAACCTGGTCTCTTGCATCTCTTCCTGTTGGTAAAATTCCAATTGGATGTCGTTGGGTGTACAAAATAAAACGGAAGGCAGATGGCTCAATTGAAAGGTATAAAGCACCGTTGGTTGCTAAGGGTTACACACAGTTGGAGGGTGTTGACTTTCAGGATACTTTCTCTCCTACGGCTAAGATTATTTCAGTTCGGTGTTTGATGACTATTGCCGCTGCTCGAGGTTGGACCTTGCATCATCTGGATGTAAATAACGCTTTTTTACATGGCAATCTTGATGAGGAAATATACATGTCACTGCCGCCTGGGCTTCGGCGACAGTGGGAGAATCAATTAGTTTGTCGCCTTCACAAATCCTTATACGGGCTGAAGCAGGCGTCTAGACAATGGTTTGCGAAGTTTTCAGAAGCTATTCGTTCAATTGGTTTTATACAATCCAAGGCAGACTATTCTCTCTTCACCAAAAGAGAAGGCAAGTCTTTTACTGTCCTTTTGATTTATGTGGATGATATACTTATAACTGGCAATGATTCTGTCGTCTCAAAGATTTaggaaatttgaaatatttcttAGGTATTGAAGTTTCCACATCTAGAAAAGGCATTAATATATCTCAGCGAAAATATGCTTTGGAAATTATCAAAGATGCAGGTTTATTAGGTGCTGCTCCTGTTGAGACTCCTATGGATCGTGGTACAAAATTATGTGAAAATAGTGAATTGCTTCATGACCCGGGCAAATACAAAAGGCTTATTGGCAGGTTAATTTATCTCACGGTTTCAAGACCAGACATCACCTATGCAGTTCATGTTCTCAGCAGATTTATGCATCAGCCTCGGAGAGAACATTGGGATGCAGCTTTGCGTGTCGTGCGATACTTAAAAGGATCCCCTGGTCAAGGTCTTTTCTTTTCTGCAAACAGTGATTTTAAACTAAGGGCTTTTTGTGATTCAGATTGGGCAGGATGTCCTCTCACTAGAAGATCAACCACGGGTTATTGCGTATTCTTGGGTCATTCTTTAATATCATGGAGGTCAAAGCGGCAGAAAACAGTTTCTCTATCATCAGCAGAAGCCGAATATCGAGCAATGACAGGAGCGTGTTGTGAGTTAACATGGTTGCAGAGTCTACTTCAAGATATGGGGGTTTTTCAACAAGAATCTGCTTTGTTATACTGTGACAATAAAGCTGCGCTACATATCGCCGCTAATCCTGTTTTTCATGAAAGGACTAGACACATTGAAATGGATTGTCATTTCATAAGGGATAAGATTCAAGAAGGGGCTATTGAAACAAAATTTGTGAAATCAGAAAATCAACTAGCTAATGTGTTAACTAAAGCTTTGGGAAAGGATATGTTCATAACAATGATTCGCAAGTTGGGAGTTCAAGATATTCACTCTCCaacttgagggggagtgttagaAAGTCAACAGTTCTGTGTATTAATTAGCAATATACTGCTTCCTTCTTTAGGAGATTTAGAAGCTTGATTGTAGGATCAATTATAGGAGCTAAAGCCTCTCTATCATTTATgtaatatgttatatataaaCAGCTTCAATATACAATGTAAATCATCTATTCAAGCAATACCTGTGTTCTTCTTTACAGGTACAAATTCTAATTTGAAGTATATGTacaattttctaaattttctgAGTTGTGCATCTTATTACACATGTTTGTATTAAGGGTAGCTATATCTTGGTTCGATTAAAGTATGCATAAAAGTATTACTTCCTTCCGGATATTTTAATTTCCAATAGATAGAgtatattggattttgacgagGCCTTTTATGAAGATGTCTTAGAAggtataataaaaacaatttcaatttaaagTCAATACAGAATTAGCTGGTTCTTTTGATAGCATCTGGTTGCTTATAatgttaatttttgtttttgtttttctagAATCTGAAAGGAATTGTTGAAAGAATAAGTTAGTTATACATTTGTGGAAAGAATAAGTTAGTATATAAAACGTATGGGAGATTTGCTtatcttataaatttaaattctcaaactCTCTTTAACATAATACTTGATATAAAACACAACCTAAAAATTTAGCTTAGCTTATTCCCTTGAATGAATGAAAAAAGAAACTAAGTTGAAAGTGAAACTAGACTAGGAGTAAGTATGTGAACAACATTAAGGTTTCGATACTCTGAATTTGGATGTTGAATTTTGGTGCAAGTGCCATGTCTTTGGTCGTATATAAGGAATAATTATCCGATGAAATTTGTATACACAGTTATACAATTGGCCACAATATCACTGGCTAATATAGCATGCATCACCAGCGCGCCATGGTGGTCGAAAAAGAGTGGGAATCACATTGGAAACATAACAATCATCAGGCCCTTTATGAATACTCGCCGGGAAGTTCAGATGCTTGATCCAAGTTTCCCCCTTGAAAATCCAGATATCGAAACAGTTATTGCTTGCGTCATGGTTTCCTGCGGAAATACCACTAGCTAAAACTCCCAGCGAACTTAGATTGACAGAGTGTGGAAGTACGACCACGTTGGGAGGCATCGGCAGTTGTGTACAGATTTCCTTGTCCAAATCTGATAAGCACatatttattattcatataagGAAATAGAGCAACCCAATACAAGTTCTCACCTATAGAGATTGCGCGTCCACATTCAGTGACAAGGTATGGAAAGTCGATACCTATTTTTCTCCACAAATTTGATTTTAGAGTCATTATGTATACATTGTGGTTCTTGGATTGTAGGTCTAGCCTGTAAGAAGGCACATTTACAATCTTATAATCATCAGTAGAAGAAACATATCCGAAACCAAAGGCTTCCCATTTGTGTGCAGGAAAAATGTCATCAGGATCAGGAAACGGCAACATTTTGCAGTCATCGGTGTTCGGGTTCAATAGAAGCAGACGATTACACAAAGTAATGCACATAATACCATCACAACAGCATGTGATCTGATGTGGATCCCAGTTTGAGGGAAGCATATCAAACAAGAGTTCGTGTGAGCATGACGAATCAATTTCTATCACTTGTCGATTTTTTTCTTGCATTAATCTTTTTATTGAGCCGTAATTTACGAAGGTGGATGTAGGCGTAGGAACTCCTGTTTTTCTTCCGCGGACAAGGTCATGGATAGGCATAAAGAAATTGCAGTAACTGTTCTTATGTAAAACAAGAAGATTATAATTCGCCAAGCCTTGACGGTGAGTTAAATGGCATCTGATGAAACGATTGCTGCTTATGAGAGAGTGCCATTGTTTAGAGACAGACTTGAAACACATGAGAGATTTTCTAGGCAGATACACAATTATATTGTCAATCAAATCATCAGGAATATTAAATGCAGCTGCTTCAATTcgcttttgttttttaatggtTACATTGCTGCATCTGATCCTTTTGTTCTGTCGACATGGGTAAGTAATGGattgttttgattaatttgtGTAAATTAGATTATCCTATTCTGCTTCTAGTataatagttatttttattatatttaaattaaggcCTAATAGTAAAAAAACCTAAATTTTTACGacttgtttcaatttaatctaaaccttttaatttttgtaacaacatccgaattgtattttttattgcaataatatccaaattgaattttttgttgcaataatagtcaaattgatgactaaacttgttgttttcaattaagatattaggcttttttttttatgtataataatatagtaaaagtcccaagaAATGGcaacaaactaaaaaaaaaaaatcacatgaaaagtgcaatttggctattattgcaacaaaataatgcaatttggatattattgcaaaaattaaaagatttggataaaattgcaacaagtcgtaaaggtttgaatttttttttccattaagccttaaattaaaaatatattatataagaTACACATTTGAATTGTCATATGAATAATGTTGATCACTTTGATACATACTACTAATC includes:
- the LOC126661831 gene encoding F-box/kelch-repeat protein At3g06240-like; amino-acid sequence: MPIHDLVRGRKTGVPTPTSTFVNYGSIKRLMQEKNRQVIEIDSSCSHELLFDMLPSNWDPHQITCCCDGIMCITLCNRLLLLNPNTDDCKMLPFPDPDDIFPAHKWEAFGFGYVSSTDDYKIVNVPSYRLDLQSKNHNVYIMTLKSNLWRKIGIDFPYLVTECGRAISIDLDKEICTQLPMPPNVVVLPHSVNLSSLGVLASGISAGNHDASNNCFDIWIFKGETWIKHLNFPASIHKGPDDCYVSNVIPTLFRPPWRAGDACYISHCLYITYYINDREALAPIIDPTIKLLNLLKKEAVYC